The nucleotide window TGCGGTTACTAATCCCATATCAGATGATTTCCTCATAAAACAAATGTAGTAAATGTTATTTAGTTACGATTTGAACGGTCTCTTGCGTTAATTGTTTCAATAACACAGTTTTATCTTTTTCAAGCGCTTTAATGGCTTCCTCATTATAATGCCTAATAGTATAAAGACTAACCTCATCGTAACATGTTACATTAAATTTTGCCTTTAAATGCTGTAACAATTTATTACGATTATTGTAAATATTGTCTATGCAGACTGAAAAACTTATCGCTGAGTTTTGAATGACATCTACCTTCATTTTATATAAATGTAATAGGCTAAAGATTTCACTGATATTTTCTTCAACGATATAAGAAAAGTCTAATGATGATAGCGAAATTAAAATCTGATTCTTCTTAACTATAAAACAAGGTGCTTCTGGCTCTATGGCTTTTCCTTTACTTACACATGTACCTTCTGCTTTTGGGTTTAAAAACGACTTTACGTATAATGGAATTTCCTTTCTTTGTAGAGGCTGTAGGGTCTTTGGATGAATTACAGATGCACCATAAAATGCTAACTCTATAGCTTCTCTGTAAGAAATTTGATTGAGCAATTGTGCATTTTTGAAATAGCGTGGGTCTGCATTTAATACTCCCGGAACATCTTTCCAGATAGTAACACTACTGGCATTAAGGCAATAGGCAAAAATGGCTGCAGTATAATCACTACCTTCTCGTCCTAGTGTTGTTGTAAAATTATTAGAGTCGCTGCCTAAAAAACCTTGTGTAATGTTTAGTACTGATTTATTGAAATTTGAAGAAATATATTGTTGCGTTTCATCCCAATTAACGTTGGCACGTCTGTAATAGTTATCTGTTTTAATATAATTTCTTACATCTAGCCAATTATTTTTCACACCAATTTGGTTGAGATAGTAGCTAATAATTGTGGTAGATATTAACTCACCGTATCCTATTGTTTGGTCATAAACATAATTGTAATCTGGAGATTTATTGCTTTTAAAAAACTGGTTTAGCTCATCGAAAAATGATTTTACGACCACAAACACCTCATGATGTTCATTATTGAATAAATCTAACAAAATTTCATTATGATATTTTATAACATCATGTATAGAGCTTTGCAGTTCTGTTTTGTTTTCAAAGTAATTTTTTACAACAACTTCCATGGCATTGGTTGTTTTTCCCATAGCAGAAACGACCACCAATGTATTTTCATAACCCGTTTCCGTTAAAACTGAAGCAAGGTTTTTTACTCCTTTAGCATCTTTTACCGAAGCTCCACCAAATTTATAAACGCGCATCACAATTTTTTAAATAATTTTCTATTCCTTTTTCATCTAACTGAACTACGTCCCAATCTCGCATTACATTTGCTCCTTTCTTTTCATAGAAATTTATTGCTGGTTCATTCCAATCAAGAACCTCCCAACTAATTCGCTTTACTCCTAAGGATTTACCGTATTCAACAACTTTATCTAATAGTTGGGTTCCTAAATTTTTACCTCTTTGCGATTGGCTTACAATTAAATCCTCTAAGTGTAAAACTTCGCCTTTCCAAGTAGAGTATCTTTTGTAAACCAAAGCCATACCTTCAACCTTATGGTCTACTTCTATAACAAAACAGGTAAATTTTGGATTATGCCCAAAACCGTCCTCTTCTAACATGTTTTGAGTTACTTCCACGGCTTCTGGTTCTTTTTCAAATATTGCCAATTCTTTTATGAGTTCTAGCACTCTTGGCATATCGGCTTTTGTAGCAAGTCTAGGTAGATTCATTTTTACTTTTAAAAGACTCAAATATAGTTTAAAATTAACGCTTTCATTTTATGCTTTTTTATTAAAAAAGACACTTTATCAAATTCTTAACTCGTTTAGTCCACGAAAACGTTATAGTTTATTAAAAAATACGATATTTGTTGCAACTACTAATCAATATTATATCATGTCGCGACGCAATCAAACTCTTGGTGAGTTTATCATAGAAAACCAATCTTCTTTTAAGTATACTTCTGGTGAACTCTCTAGGCTTATAAATTCTATTAGGTTAGCTGCAAAAGTTGTTAATCACGAAGTTAACAAAGCAGGATTGGTAGATATTCTTGGTGCTGCTGGAGATACCAATGTGCAAGGCGAAGATCAACAAAAGTTAGATGTTTATGCCAACGAAAAGTTTATACAAACTATGACCAATAGAAACATCGTTTGTGGTATTGCTAGTGAAGAAGAGGACGATTTTATAACCATTAATAGTCAAGACGAAAATCACCAGAATAAATATGTGGTTTTAATAGATCCTTTAGATGGTTCTTCTAACATAGATGTTAATGTTTCTGTTGGTACTATTTTCTCAGTTTACAGAAGAGTAACACCTGTTGGAACACCTGTTCAGATAGAAGATTTTTTGCAAAAGGGCACTAATCAGGTAGCGGCTGGTTACATTATATATGGTACATCTACAATGCTTGTTTACACTACGGGTGATGGCGTTAATGGATTTACCTTAAACCCAGCCATAGGCTCTTATTATTTATCGCATCCAAACATGAAATTCCCTGAAAATGGACAAATTTATTCGGTTAACGAAGGAAATTATATCCATTTCCCCAAGGGCATAAAAGATTATATTAAGTACTGCCAGATGGAAGAAGGTGATAGACCTTACACTAGCCGTTATATAGGCTCTTTAGTGTCTGATTTTCATAGAAATATGATAAAAGGTGGAATTTACATGTATCCTAAGAGTTCAAAAGCTAGTAATGGTAAACTTAGATTGCTTTATGAATGTAACCCTATAGCGTTTTTAGCAGAACAGGCAAACGGAAAGGCAAGTGATGGATTTAACCGAATAATGGAAATAGAACCAACCGAACTTCACCAGCGTGTACCATTTATTTGCGGTAGTAAAAATATGGTAGAAAAAGCAGAAGAGTTTATGCGTAACGCAGAATAAAAAAGCGAACATCACTTCGACTACGCTCAGTGACCATGTTCGCTTTTGTTATATAAAATCTTGCCTTTTATTGATTCATTTTTTTCATTCTCTCGATAAACTCGTCTAAGTCTACCTCGTAATGTACCAAAGTAAGAGCCTTATCTGTAATGTATTTTACATTGTCTGGATTAAATCCTAACCCAATGCAAAGTTTCTCAAGCAAGCTTGTTTGGTTTGGTCCTTCTATGTGGTCGGCCCAGACCATACGTGCCAAGTCGTATAAGCGCTCTAAGCGTTTATCGTAAGACGTTGGCGGATTAATTGGATGGCTTAGATAATCCTTAAGTATCGTTTTATAATCTATTTCACTTATTTCTAAACGGGTGGCAAGTCGGTCTAAAAATGCTTTTTCCGCATCGTTAATAACACCATCACTCATAGCTACTCTTACAATAGCAGCAAAATGGTCCTCATTTCGCTTTTTAAAACCACTATCAAATAAATCTGAAATTGACATAATCTGTATTTTTATATGCCTGCAAATATAGACTAAACCTTAAGGTAATAAAATGAAAATCTAAAGATTTTTACATAGCTATAGAACTGTATTTAATATTTATGTTTTTAACAAAAACCCACCTTTCTTATTTTTAAATTTAAAGTTATAAGTTTGTTAAGCAACGATTTCTTTCTTACATGAATGCCAAATATTTAAAAGAAACATATTATTACGATTACAGCAACCCTCAAATTCAAGATTTAATAAAAGAGGTACATCTATGCACTACAACCCAAGAAAAAATAAAGCATCTGTACCTTAAAGTAAGAGATAAGTGGAGATATAGTCCGTTTGAAATTGGACTTACCGAAGCACATTATAAAGCTAGTAATATTGCAAAAAAACAACAAGCGCATTGTATAGATAAAGCTATACTTCTAATCGCTGCTTTACGTGCCGTAAATATTCCGGCACGATTGCGATTGGCAAAAGTTTCTAACCATATTGCCACAGAACGCTTAGAAGCTAAACTAGGCACTAACGAGCTTGCACCACATGGTTTGGTTGATGTATTTCTTGATGGAAAATGGAAAAAATGCTCACCTGCATTTAACAAAGAACTTTGTGCAATGTATAATGTAGATGTATTAAATTTTGATGGTACCGAAGATTCTGTATTACAAGAATACAATAAAGACAGTAAAAAATTTATGACCTACTTAGAAGATTACGGTCACTTTGAAGATGTACCTCTAGACTATATTAAATCTATTTTTAAAGACAATTATCCTGAGCTTTACAACACTTACTTGAACGCAACAGACATCAAATTTTAAACATTTTTTTAGTTAAAACATCCTTATATTTGCACCTCACTAAAAAATAAAGCGTCTAGTGAGCAAAACCCTTATCTCGCAAACCTTTTCACAGACTTTGCAACTGCAAAATCTGCAGAATTCTATTGTCCAACCCTTCGACTGTGCTCAGAGCAAGACTGCTCCTAAAATCCACCTAAAAGGTCTCGTAGGATCTTCTTTGTCAATTGTTATTTCAGAGGTTTTTAAGTCTACTGAAAAACCGTTTTTACTCATCTTCGATGATAAAGAAGAAGCTGCCTATTACCTCAACGATTTAGAACAGCTTATCAATGACAAAGATGTTTTATTCTATCCTGGCAGTTATAGAAGACCATACCAAATAGAGGAAACCAATAATGCCAATGTACTTTTAAGAGCAGAGGTGCTTAACCGCATCAATT belongs to Winogradskyella sp. J14-2 and includes:
- a CDS encoding GNAT family N-acetyltransferase, whose translation is MNLPRLATKADMPRVLELIKELAIFEKEPEAVEVTQNMLEEDGFGHNPKFTCFVIEVDHKVEGMALVYKRYSTWKGEVLHLEDLIVSQSQRGKNLGTQLLDKVVEYGKSLGVKRISWEVLDWNEPAINFYEKKGANVMRDWDVVQLDEKGIENYLKNCDARL
- a CDS encoding transglutaminase-like domain-containing protein; translation: MNAKYLKETYYYDYSNPQIQDLIKEVHLCTTTQEKIKHLYLKVRDKWRYSPFEIGLTEAHYKASNIAKKQQAHCIDKAILLIAALRAVNIPARLRLAKVSNHIATERLEAKLGTNELAPHGLVDVFLDGKWKKCSPAFNKELCAMYNVDVLNFDGTEDSVLQEYNKDSKKFMTYLEDYGHFEDVPLDYIKSIFKDNYPELYNTYLNATDIKF
- a CDS encoding TerB family tellurite resistance protein, with the translated sequence MSISDLFDSGFKKRNEDHFAAIVRVAMSDGVINDAEKAFLDRLATRLEISEIDYKTILKDYLSHPINPPTSYDKRLERLYDLARMVWADHIEGPNQTSLLEKLCIGLGFNPDNVKYITDKALTLVHYEVDLDEFIERMKKMNQ
- a CDS encoding aspartate kinase, whose translation is MRVYKFGGASVKDAKGVKNLASVLTETGYENTLVVVSAMGKTTNAMEVVVKNYFENKTELQSSIHDVIKYHNEILLDLFNNEHHEVFVVVKSFFDELNQFFKSNKSPDYNYVYDQTIGYGELISTTIISYYLNQIGVKNNWLDVRNYIKTDNYYRRANVNWDETQQYISSNFNKSVLNITQGFLGSDSNNFTTTLGREGSDYTAAIFAYCLNASSVTIWKDVPGVLNADPRYFKNAQLLNQISYREAIELAFYGASVIHPKTLQPLQRKEIPLYVKSFLNPKAEGTCVSKGKAIEPEAPCFIVKKNQILISLSSLDFSYIVEENISEIFSLLHLYKMKVDVIQNSAISFSVCIDNIYNNRNKLLQHLKAKFNVTCYDEVSLYTIRHYNEEAIKALEKDKTVLLKQLTQETVQIVTK
- the fbp gene encoding class 1 fructose-bisphosphatase, with translation MSRRNQTLGEFIIENQSSFKYTSGELSRLINSIRLAAKVVNHEVNKAGLVDILGAAGDTNVQGEDQQKLDVYANEKFIQTMTNRNIVCGIASEEEDDFITINSQDENHQNKYVVLIDPLDGSSNIDVNVSVGTIFSVYRRVTPVGTPVQIEDFLQKGTNQVAAGYIIYGTSTMLVYTTGDGVNGFTLNPAIGSYYLSHPNMKFPENGQIYSVNEGNYIHFPKGIKDYIKYCQMEEGDRPYTSRYIGSLVSDFHRNMIKGGIYMYPKSSKASNGKLRLLYECNPIAFLAEQANGKASDGFNRIMEIEPTELHQRVPFICGSKNMVEKAEEFMRNAE